In the Sinorhizobium garamanticum genome, one interval contains:
- the traA gene encoding Ti-type conjugative transfer relaxase TraA codes for MAVPHFSVSVVARGSGRSAVLSAAYRHCAKMEYEREARTIDYTRKQGLRHEEFVIPADAPDWLWSMIADRSVASASEAFWNKVEDFEKRVDAQLAKDVTIALPIELTAEQSIALIRDFVEQHVTAKGMVADWVYHDAPGNPHVHLMTTLRPLTEGGFGAKKIAVRGPDGNPIRNDAGKIVYELWAGGLDDFNAFRDGWFACQNRHLALAGLDIRIDGRSFEKQGIELTPTIHLGVGTKAIERKSARNEQAAPLERLELQEERRSENALRIQRRPEIVLDLITREKSVFDERDVAKVLHRYIDDPGIFQSLMARILQSPETLRLEREQVAFATGIRVPAKYTTRGLIRLEAEMANRAIWLSTRSSHGVRKEVLETTFTRHSRLSEEQKTAIEHIAGAERIAAVIGRAGAGKTTMMKTAREAWEAAGYRVVGGALAGKAAEGLQKEAGIVSRTLSSWELRWTEGRNQLDDKTIFVLDEAGMVSSRQMALFVEAATKAGAKLVLIGDPEQLQPIEAGAAFGAIADRIGYAELETIYRQREQWMRDASLDLARGKVGKAVDAYRANGRMMASELKAEAVQYLISDWNRDYDPTKTTLILAHLRRDVRILNEMARAKLVDRGIVGEGFVFRTEDGNRRFAPGDQIVFLKNEGSLGVKNGMLGKVVDASKNRIVAEIGEGEHHRQVTVEQRFYNNLDHGYATTIHKSQGATVDRVKVLASLSLDRHLTYVAMTRHREDLGVYYGVRSFAKAGGLIQTLSRKNSKETTLDYEKATFYRQALRFAEARGLHLVNVARTIARDRLEWTVRQKQKLTDLSYRLVAIGAKLSLAKGTKPINTQSIKETRPMVAGISTFPKSIEQAVADKLEADPGLKKQWEDVSTRFHLVYAQPEAAFKAVNVDAMLKDETAAKSTIATITSQPEAYGALKGKTGLLASRADKQDRERAERNVPALAQSFSDYMRQRSQAEQRYQAEELAVRRKVAIAIPALSPSARQTLERVRDAIDRNDLPAALEFALANKMVKAELERFAKTLTDRFGERTLLPLAAKDTNGESFRRITAGMNPGRQAEVHSAWNTMRTVQQLGAYQRTTEALKQAETLRQTKSQGLSLK; via the coding sequence GTGGCCGTTCCTCATTTTTCCGTTAGCGTCGTCGCCCGCGGCTCCGGCCGCAGCGCCGTGCTGTCGGCGGCCTATCGCCACTGCGCCAAGATGGAGTACGAGCGGGAAGCCCGAACGATCGACTACACTCGCAAGCAGGGTTTGCGGCACGAGGAGTTCGTGATCCCGGCAGACGCACCAGATTGGTTGTGGTCGATGATTGCCGATCGCTCGGTCGCGAGCGCGTCGGAAGCTTTCTGGAACAAGGTCGAGGATTTCGAAAAGCGCGTCGATGCTCAGCTCGCCAAGGACGTCACCATCGCGCTGCCGATCGAGCTGACGGCCGAGCAGAGCATCGCGCTTATCCGAGACTTCGTCGAGCAGCACGTCACCGCCAAGGGAATGGTGGCGGATTGGGTCTATCACGATGCACCGGGCAATCCGCATGTGCATCTGATGACGACGCTCAGACCACTGACTGAAGGCGGCTTCGGCGCCAAGAAGATCGCTGTCCGTGGACCGGACGGCAATCCGATCCGCAACGATGCCGGCAAGATCGTCTATGAACTCTGGGCGGGAGGCCTCGACGACTTCAATGCGTTTCGCGATGGTTGGTTTGCCTGCCAGAACCGGCATCTGGCGCTTGCCGGTCTCGACATCCGCATCGATGGTCGTTCCTTCGAAAAGCAGGGTATCGAGCTTACGCCGACCATTCATCTCGGGGTTGGCACCAAGGCAATTGAGCGGAAATCGGCGAGGAACGAACAGGCGGCTCCGCTCGAGCGGCTGGAACTGCAGGAGGAACGGCGAAGCGAAAATGCCCTGCGCATTCAGCGCCGGCCGGAGATCGTGCTCGACCTGATCACGCGCGAAAAGAGCGTCTTCGACGAGCGCGACGTGGCGAAGGTCCTGCACCGCTACATCGATGATCCCGGGATCTTCCAAAGCCTGATGGCGCGCATCCTTCAGAGCCCGGAAACACTCCGTCTTGAACGCGAGCAGGTCGCGTTTGCGACTGGCATCCGGGTGCCGGCAAAATACACGACGCGCGGGCTGATCCGGCTGGAAGCGGAGATGGCCAACCGCGCGATCTGGCTCTCGACGCGATCCTCACATGGCGTTCGGAAGGAAGTGCTGGAGACGACGTTCACGCGCCATTCGCGCCTGTCGGAGGAGCAGAAGACGGCGATCGAGCACATCGCGGGAGCCGAGCGGATCGCCGCCGTCATCGGTCGTGCCGGCGCCGGCAAGACAACGATGATGAAGACTGCACGCGAGGCGTGGGAGGCAGCCGGCTATCGTGTCGTCGGTGGCGCGCTTGCGGGCAAGGCCGCCGAAGGCTTGCAGAAGGAAGCGGGGATTGTCTCCCGCACGCTTTCTTCCTGGGAGCTGCGCTGGACCGAGGGTCGCAACCAGCTCGACGACAAGACGATCTTCGTTCTCGACGAGGCCGGCATGGTGTCGTCGCGGCAGATGGCGTTGTTTGTCGAAGCGGCGACCAAGGCTGGCGCCAAGCTTGTTCTGATCGGCGATCCGGAACAGCTTCAGCCGATCGAAGCGGGCGCGGCCTTCGGCGCCATTGCCGATCGCATCGGCTATGCCGAACTCGAAACCATCTATCGACAGCGCGAACAGTGGATGCGCGATGCCTCGCTCGACCTCGCCCGTGGCAAGGTCGGCAAGGCGGTCGATGCCTATCGTGCGAATGGCAGGATGATGGCCTCCGAGCTCAAGGCCGAGGCAGTTCAGTATCTCATCTCCGACTGGAACCGGGACTATGATCCGACGAAGACGACGTTGATCCTCGCCCATCTTCGGCGCGACGTGCGAATCCTCAACGAGATGGCGCGCGCCAAGCTCGTCGACCGCGGCATCGTCGGCGAAGGTTTCGTGTTCCGGACCGAGGATGGGAACCGCCGCTTCGCGCCCGGCGACCAGATCGTTTTCCTCAAGAACGAAGGATCGCTCGGCGTCAAGAACGGCATGCTCGGCAAGGTCGTCGACGCTTCCAAGAACCGCATCGTCGCGGAGATCGGCGAAGGCGAGCACCACCGGCAAGTGACGGTCGAACAACGCTTCTACAACAATCTCGACCACGGCTATGCGACGACGATCCACAAGAGCCAGGGCGCGACCGTTGACCGGGTGAAGGTGCTCGCTTCGCTCTCCCTCGACCGGCATCTGACTTATGTCGCGATGACCCGCCATCGCGAGGATCTCGGCGTCTATTATGGCGTCCGATCCTTCGCGAAGGCCGGGGGCCTGATCCAGACCCTGTCGCGGAAGAATTCGAAGGAAACCACGCTCGACTACGAGAAGGCGACCTTCTATCGGCAGGCGCTACGCTTCGCCGAAGCCCGCGGCCTGCACCTCGTCAACGTCGCCCGTACGATTGCCCGCGATCGGCTCGAATGGACGGTCCGGCAGAAACAGAAACTGACCGATCTTAGCTACAGACTCGTCGCCATCGGCGCGAAGCTCAGCCTCGCCAAAGGCACCAAACCAATCAACACGCAAAGCATCAAGGAGACCAGGCCGATGGTTGCCGGTATTTCCACGTTCCCGAAATCGATCGAGCAGGCAGTCGCCGACAAGCTCGAAGCCGATCCGGGTTTGAAGAAGCAATGGGAAGACGTCTCGACGCGCTTCCATCTCGTCTATGCCCAGCCCGAAGCCGCGTTCAAGGCCGTCAATGTCGACGCGATGCTGAAGGACGAGACTGCCGCGAAATCCACGATCGCGACGATCACCAGCCAGCCGGAAGCCTATGGCGCGCTCAAGGGGAAAACCGGTCTGCTCGCAAGCCGCGCCGACAAGCAGGACCGCGAGCGGGCGGAACGCAACGTTCCGGCTCTCGCCCAGAGCTTCAGCGATTACATGCGCCAGCGTAGCCAGGCCGAACAACGCTATCAGGCTGAGGAACTGGCAGTCCGCCGCAAGGTGGCGATCGCCATCCCGGCGCTGTCTCCGAGCGCCAGGCAAACACTGGAACGCGTGCGTGATGCCATCGACCGCAATGACCTGCCCGCAGCTTTGGAATTCGCTCTCGCCAACAAAATGGTGAAGGCCGAGCTGGAAAGATTTGCCAAGACGCTCACCGACCGTTTTGGGGAGCGCACCTTGCTGCCGTTGGCGGCCAAGGACACGAACGGGGAGAGCTTCAGGAGGATCACGGCTGGAATGAACCCGGGTCGACAGGCAGAGGTCCATTCGGCCTGGAACACGATGCGTACGGTGCAGCAACTCGGTGCCTATCAGCGAACGACCGAAGCCCTCAAGCAGGCCGAGACGCTGCGGCAGACCAAGAGCCAGGGGCTGTCGCT
- the traC gene encoding conjugal transfer protein TraC — MKKPSSKIRDEIARLQEQLRQAETREAERIGRIALKAGLGDIEVEEAELQAAFEGLAKRFRGGQGASTGGKKANGDVGAGAPSAAVASGAAQGGNGEA, encoded by the coding sequence ATGAAGAAACCTTCCTCGAAAATTCGCGATGAAATCGCCAGACTCCAGGAACAGCTCAGACAAGCGGAAACACGCGAAGCCGAGCGGATCGGCCGGATTGCGCTGAAGGCAGGCCTTGGCGACATCGAGGTCGAGGAGGCCGAGCTTCAGGCGGCCTTCGAGGGTCTGGCGAAACGCTTTCGCGGAGGGCAGGGCGCGTCGACCGGAGGGAAAAAGGCGAATGGCGACGTCGGCGCCGGCGCGCCGTCGGCGGCGGTCGCGTCTGGCGCGGCTCAGGGCGGCAATGGCGAGGCTTGA
- the traD gene encoding type IV conjugative transfer system coupling protein TraD has product MARTMTSDARKRDTREKIELGGLIVKAGLRYEKRALLLGALVELSRRLKSDEGERARLTAVGAQAFGDDSE; this is encoded by the coding sequence ATGGCGAGAACAATGACATCCGATGCCCGAAAAAGGGACACGCGGGAGAAGATCGAACTTGGCGGGCTCATCGTGAAGGCGGGCTTGCGATACGAGAAGCGCGCGCTCCTGCTCGGGGCGTTGGTCGAACTCAGCCGCCGGCTGAAGTCCGACGAGGGCGAGCGGGCGCGGTTGACCGCGGTGGGCGCGCAGGCTTTCGGCGATGACAGCGAATAG
- the traG gene encoding Ti-type conjugative transfer system protein TraG encodes MTANRLALVAVPVVLMILAVIGMTGIEQWLSAFGKTDAARLTLGRVGIAAPYVTAAAIGVIFLFASAGSASIKFAGWGVLAGSVATMLIAAIREATRLAPFAGEVPAGKSIVSYLDPATMIGAAAALMTACFSLRVGLVGNAAFTRAEPKRIRGQRALHGEADWMKMQDAAKLFPDTGGVVIGERYRVDKDSIAARSFRADDPQTWGAGGKSPLLCFDGSFGSSHGIVFAGSGGFKTTSVTIPTALKWGGALVVLDPSNEVAPMVYRHRKDAARFIRILDPKEPELGFNALDWIGRFGGTKEEDIASVASWIMSDSGGPRGVRDDFFRASALQLLTALIADVCLSGHTDSENQTLRQVRANLAEPEPKLRERLQSIYDNSNSDFVKENVAAFVNMTPETFSGVYANAVKETHWLSYPNYAALVSGSTFSTDALAAGETDVFINIDLKTLETHSGLARVIIGSFLNAIYNRDGEVKGRALFLLDEVARLGYMRILETARDAGRKYGISLTMIYQSIGQMRETYGGRDAASKWFESASWISFAAINDPDTADYISRRCGMTTVEIDQVSRSFQAKGSSRTRSKQLAARPLIQAHEVLRMRADEQIVFTAGNPPLRCGRAIWFRRGDMKACVGTNRFHKIGKPSEARMIEPARSATSRADP; translated from the coding sequence ATGACAGCGAATAGGCTTGCTCTCGTCGCTGTCCCTGTCGTGCTGATGATCTTGGCCGTCATCGGCATGACCGGGATCGAGCAATGGCTTTCGGCCTTCGGCAAGACCGATGCCGCAAGGCTGACGCTGGGCCGCGTCGGAATCGCCGCTCCCTATGTCACCGCCGCGGCGATCGGCGTGATCTTCCTGTTCGCGAGCGCCGGTTCGGCGAGCATCAAGTTCGCCGGCTGGGGCGTTCTGGCGGGAAGCGTAGCAACGATGCTGATCGCGGCGATACGCGAAGCGACACGTCTTGCCCCATTCGCCGGAGAGGTGCCGGCGGGCAAGTCCATCGTCTCGTACCTTGATCCTGCAACGATGATTGGTGCGGCGGCGGCGCTGATGACGGCGTGTTTCTCGCTGCGCGTCGGGCTGGTCGGAAATGCCGCCTTCACACGCGCCGAGCCGAAACGCATCCGGGGACAACGGGCGCTGCATGGTGAAGCCGACTGGATGAAGATGCAGGACGCGGCAAAGCTCTTTCCCGATACCGGCGGCGTGGTCATTGGCGAGCGCTACCGCGTCGACAAGGACAGCATTGCGGCGCGTTCGTTTCGTGCCGATGATCCCCAAACCTGGGGGGCCGGCGGCAAGTCGCCGCTCCTTTGCTTCGACGGTTCGTTCGGATCCTCGCACGGGATCGTGTTTGCGGGTTCCGGCGGGTTCAAGACGACGTCGGTGACGATTCCAACGGCGCTCAAATGGGGCGGTGCGCTTGTCGTCCTCGACCCTTCAAACGAAGTCGCGCCCATGGTCTATAGGCATCGGAAGGATGCGGCGCGTTTCATTCGGATTCTGGATCCGAAGGAGCCGGAATTGGGATTCAACGCGCTCGACTGGATTGGCCGCTTCGGCGGGACGAAGGAGGAAGACATCGCCTCCGTCGCGTCGTGGATCATGAGTGACAGCGGCGGCCCGCGTGGCGTGCGCGACGACTTCTTCCGGGCATCGGCACTGCAGCTGTTGACTGCGCTGATCGCCGACGTCTGCCTATCCGGCCATACCGACAGCGAGAACCAGACCTTACGGCAGGTTCGGGCCAATCTGGCGGAGCCGGAGCCGAAACTGCGTGAGCGGCTACAATCGATCTACGACAACTCAAATTCCGACTTCGTCAAGGAAAACGTCGCCGCCTTCGTCAACATGACGCCGGAAACCTTCTCCGGCGTCTACGCCAATGCGGTGAAGGAAACACACTGGCTGTCCTACCCAAACTACGCGGCACTGGTATCGGGTTCGACATTCTCGACCGACGCGCTTGCGGCCGGCGAGACCGATGTCTTCATCAACATCGACCTGAAGACATTGGAGACGCATTCCGGCCTTGCCCGCGTGATCATCGGCTCCTTTCTCAACGCGATCTACAATCGCGACGGCGAGGTGAAGGGGAGGGCGCTCTTCCTTCTCGACGAGGTCGCGCGCCTCGGCTACATGCGCATCCTGGAAACCGCGCGTGATGCCGGCCGCAAGTATGGTATCTCGCTGACGATGATCTATCAGTCGATAGGCCAGATGCGGGAGACCTATGGCGGCCGCGACGCGGCGAGCAAATGGTTCGAGAGCGCGAGCTGGATCTCGTTCGCAGCGATCAATGATCCGGACACGGCAGACTACATCTCGAGGCGCTGCGGCATGACCACCGTCGAGATCGACCAGGTCAGCCGCAGTTTCCAGGCGAAGGGATCATCACGGACTCGATCGAAGCAGTTGGCGGCGCGGCCGCTGATCCAAGCGCATGAGGTCCTTCGCATGCGGGCAGACGAGCAGATCGTCTTCACCGCCGGCAACCCGCCGCTTCGCTGCGGACGAGCGATTTGGTTCCGACGTGGGGACATGAAGGCTTGCGTCGGCACGAACAGATTTCACAAGATCGGAAAACCGTCTGAGGCCCGCATGATCGAGCCGGCGCGCAGTGCAACGAGCAGGGCCGATCCATGA
- a CDS encoding thermonuclease family protein produces MSIAVGGWLAYGGSGDFDSLLALAHTLKADLLSASFSICGDGRHINCVVDGDTFWFEAEKIRIADIDTPELSPPRCEAERIKGEAAKARLLALLNAGTFSLSTGLRDEDKYGRKLRTVTRAGRSLGSTLVHEGLARRWEGERHGWCD; encoded by the coding sequence ATGAGCATTGCTGTAGGAGGGTGGCTTGCTTATGGCGGCTCCGGCGACTTCGACAGCCTCCTGGCTTTGGCCCACACGTTGAAGGCGGATTTGCTGTCAGCTTCGTTTTCGATCTGCGGTGATGGCCGTCACATCAACTGCGTCGTCGATGGCGATACGTTCTGGTTCGAAGCCGAGAAAATCCGCATTGCCGATATCGACACACCTGAGTTGAGCCCTCCGCGATGCGAGGCCGAACGGATAAAGGGGGAGGCGGCGAAAGCACGCCTTCTCGCCCTGCTCAACGCGGGGACGTTCTCGCTTTCGACCGGCTTACGAGATGAGGACAAGTATGGGCGCAAGCTCCGTACTGTGACACGAGCGGGGCGGTCGCTCGGCAGCACGCTCGTTCATGAGGGCCTTGCCAGGCGCTGGGAGGGTGAGAGACACGGCTGGTGTGACTGA
- a CDS encoding WGR domain-containing protein, with the protein MISQPYRLYVERSDPSRNMARYYAMSIEPNLFGDICLLRKWGRIGTRGQMMVHHFCQEEEAVRLFLDLLRQKRKRGYRPRASLPK; encoded by the coding sequence ATGATCTCGCAACCCTACCGCCTCTATGTCGAACGCTCGGATCCCTCGAGGAACATGGCTCGCTATTATGCCATGTCGATCGAGCCGAACCTGTTCGGGGACATCTGCCTGCTTCGCAAGTGGGGCCGCATTGGTACCAGGGGACAGATGATGGTTCATCATTTCTGCCAGGAAGAGGAGGCGGTCCGGCTGTTTCTCGATCTGCTTCGACAGAAACGAAAACGCGGCTACCGTCCGCGAGCTTCGTTGCCGAAATAA
- a CDS encoding DUF736 domain-containing protein, which yields MATIGTFTANENGFTGSIRTLALNVKARIARIENPSDKGPHFRIYAGAVELGAAWQKRSEQDRDYLSVKLDDPSFPAPIYATLTEVECEDGFQLIWSRPNRD from the coding sequence ATGGCTACCATCGGCACCTTCACCGCAAACGAAAACGGCTTCACCGGCTCGATCCGCACCCTCGCCCTCAACGTCAAGGCTCGCATCGCCCGCATCGAGAACCCCTCCGACAAGGGCCCGCACTTCCGCATCTACGCGGGTGCCGTCGAACTGGGCGCCGCCTGGCAGAAGCGCTCCGAACAGGACCGTGACTACCTCTCGGTCAAGCTCGATGACCCGAGCTTCCCGGCACCGATCTACGCGACGCTGACGGAAGTCGAGTGCGAGGATGGCTTCCAGCTCATCTGGTCGCGCCCGAACCGGGACTGA